The following proteins come from a genomic window of Pseudomonas sp. WJP1:
- a CDS encoding curli assembly protein CsgF: MKAKTFLQRAGGCMLGLGVCALVQGTELVYTPINPSFGGNPLNGTWLLNNAQAQNDYDDPDLKDRTSAAGTSALERFSAQLQSRLLGQLLDNISTGNTGSLSTDAFIVDVVDDSGALTINVTDRATGEVSEIQVNGLAP; the protein is encoded by the coding sequence TGAAAGCGAAAACGTTTTTGCAGCGCGCCGGTGGATGCATGCTCGGCCTGGGGGTTTGCGCCCTGGTCCAGGGCACGGAACTGGTCTACACGCCCATCAACCCTTCGTTTGGCGGTAACCCGTTGAACGGCACCTGGCTGCTCAACAACGCCCAGGCGCAGAACGACTACGACGATCCCGACTTGAAGGATCGCACCTCGGCGGCCGGGACCTCGGCCCTGGAGCGCTTCAGCGCCCAGTTGCAATCGCGCTTGCTGGGGCAACTGCTGGACAACATCTCCACCGGCAACACGGGGAGCCTGTCCACGGACGCTTTCATCGTCGACGTGGTCGACGACTCCGGTGCGCTGACAATCAACGTGACCGACCGGGCCACGGGTGAAGTTTCGGAAATCCAGGTGAATGGCCTGGCCCCTTGA
- a CDS encoding DUF6124 family protein has product MPKPSPNPPESNSDNPASSLHLKPAILKSSTPHNPSSMFLIAPDISTEDLLAHACESLASASIMATDFATFVEGPQRSMLLGIQQVIMLADLAVNRALDNLDPQG; this is encoded by the coding sequence ATGCCCAAGCCCAGCCCCAATCCCCCGGAATCAAATTCCGATAATCCTGCTTCCAGCCTTCATCTAAAACCCGCCATCCTGAAATCTTCCACCCCCCACAACCCCAGCTCAATGTTCCTCATCGCCCCAGACATCAGCACCGAAGACCTGCTGGCCCACGCCTGCGAATCCCTGGCGTCCGCCAGCATCATGGCCACCGATTTCGCAACGTTCGTGGAAGGCCCCCAACGCAGCATGTTGCTGGGCATCCAGCAGGTGATCATGCTCGCCGACCTGGCGGTAAATCGCGCGTTGGATAATCTCGATCCGCAGGGATAA
- a CDS encoding CsgG/HfaB family protein codes for MKKIIALGLMLAALQGCSLREPMPAEQDSKTPTLTPRASTYYDLINMPRPKGRLMAVVYGFRDQTGQYKPTPASSFSTSVTQGAASMLMDALQASGWFVVLEREGLQNLLTERKIIRASQKKPNTPVNIQAELPPLQAANMMLEGGIIAYDTNVRSGGEGARYLGIDIAREYRVDQVTVNLRAVDVRSGQVLSNVMTSKTIYSVARSAGVFKFIEFKKLLEAEVGYTTNEPAQLCVLSAIEAAVGHMLAQGIERHLWQVAGDNSQPAQNETLDRYLTQNRVVPEGEGADE; via the coding sequence ATGAAAAAAATAATTGCGCTAGGGCTGATGTTGGCGGCATTACAAGGGTGCAGTCTGCGCGAGCCGATGCCGGCAGAGCAGGACTCCAAAACCCCGACCCTGACCCCAAGGGCCTCGACTTACTACGACTTGATCAACATGCCACGACCCAAGGGCCGGTTGATGGCGGTGGTCTACGGCTTCCGCGACCAGACCGGGCAATACAAGCCGACCCCGGCCAGCTCGTTTTCCACCAGCGTCACCCAGGGCGCGGCGAGCATGCTGATGGACGCCTTGCAGGCCAGCGGCTGGTTCGTGGTGCTGGAACGTGAAGGGCTGCAGAACCTGTTGACCGAGCGCAAGATCATCCGCGCCTCGCAGAAGAAACCAAACACCCCGGTGAACATCCAGGCCGAGCTGCCACCGCTGCAAGCGGCGAACATGATGCTCGAAGGCGGGATCATCGCCTACGACACCAACGTGCGCAGCGGCGGCGAAGGCGCGCGCTACCTCGGTATAGACATTGCCCGGGAGTACCGCGTCGACCAGGTCACGGTGAACCTGCGGGCGGTGGACGTGCGCAGCGGGCAGGTGTTGTCCAACGTCATGACCAGCAAGACCATCTACTCCGTGGCCCGCAGTGCCGGGGTGTTCAAGTTCATCGAGTTCAAGAAGCTGCTCGAAGCCGAGGTGGGCTACACCACCAACGAACCGGCGCAGTTGTGTGTGTTGTCGGCGATCGAAGCGGCGGTGGGGCACATGCTGGCGCAGGGCATCGAGCGGCATTTGTGGCAGGTGGCGGGGGATAATTCCCAGCCTGCGCAGAATGAGACGCTGGATCGGTACCTGACGCAGAACCGGGTGGTGCCGGAGGGTGAGGGCGCGGATGAGTGA